The following proteins come from a genomic window of Micromonospora zamorensis:
- a CDS encoding thiolase family protein, protein MPREVRDVVFVDGVRTPFGKAGGMYANTRADDLVIRCIRELLRRNPQLPPERVEEVAIAATTQIGDQGLTIGRTAALLAGLPKTVPGFAIDRMCAGAMTAVTTVASGIAIGAYDIAIAGGVEHMGRHPMGEGVDPNPRIIAEKLVDPSALVMGSTAENLHDLVPHITKARTDAFALASQQKTAKAYANGKLQDDLVPMSIRDAEGGWGLATVDEAPRDTSLEKLATLKTPFRPHGKVTAGNAAGLNDGATASLLADEATARELGLPIAMRLVSFGFVGVEPEVMGVGPIPSTEKALRLAGLSIDDIGLFELNEAFAVQVLAFLDHFGIADDDARVNPWGGAIAIGHPLASSGVRLMTQLARQFAEHPEVRYGVTAMCIGIGMGGTVIWENPHWTEGNK, encoded by the coding sequence GTGCCCCGTGAAGTTCGGGATGTCGTCTTCGTCGATGGCGTCCGTACCCCGTTCGGCAAGGCGGGTGGCATGTACGCCAACACCCGCGCCGACGATCTGGTGATCCGCTGCATCCGTGAGCTGCTGCGCCGCAACCCGCAGCTGCCCCCGGAGCGGGTCGAGGAGGTCGCCATCGCGGCCACCACCCAGATCGGTGACCAGGGCCTCACCATCGGCCGTACCGCCGCGCTGCTGGCGGGTCTGCCCAAGACCGTTCCCGGCTTCGCCATCGACCGCATGTGCGCCGGCGCGATGACCGCGGTGACCACCGTGGCCAGCGGCATCGCGATTGGCGCGTACGACATCGCCATCGCGGGTGGCGTCGAGCACATGGGCCGTCACCCGATGGGTGAGGGCGTCGACCCCAACCCGCGCATCATCGCGGAGAAGCTGGTCGACCCGTCAGCGCTGGTCATGGGCTCCACCGCGGAGAACCTGCACGACCTGGTCCCGCACATCACCAAGGCACGCACCGACGCGTTCGCGCTGGCCTCGCAGCAGAAGACCGCCAAGGCGTACGCCAACGGCAAGCTCCAGGACGACCTGGTGCCGATGTCGATCCGCGACGCCGAGGGCGGCTGGGGTCTGGCCACAGTGGACGAAGCCCCACGGGACACCTCGCTGGAGAAGCTCGCCACCCTGAAGACCCCGTTCCGCCCGCACGGCAAGGTCACCGCGGGCAACGCGGCCGGCCTGAACGACGGCGCCACCGCGAGCCTGCTCGCCGACGAGGCCACCGCCCGTGAGCTGGGCCTGCCGATCGCCATGCGGTTGGTGTCGTTCGGTTTCGTCGGTGTGGAGCCGGAGGTGATGGGCGTCGGCCCGATCCCGTCGACGGAGAAGGCGCTGCGCCTGGCCGGGCTCAGCATCGACGACATCGGCCTGTTCGAGCTGAACGAGGCGTTCGCCGTGCAGGTGCTCGCGTTCCTCGACCACTTCGGCATCGCCGACGACGACGCGCGGGTCAACCCGTGGGGCGGCGCGATCGCCATCGGTCACCCGCTGGCCTCCTCCGGCGTACGCCTGATGACCCAGTTGGCCCGCCAGTTCGCCGAGCACCCCGAGGTCCGTTACGGCGTGACGGCGATGTGCATCGGCATCGGCATGGGCGGCACGGTCATCTGGGAGAACCCGCACTGGACGGAGGGCAACAAGTGA
- a CDS encoding ribonuclease D: protein MTDEPPLRRRPTEDLPGNAPQHPPSAQPQLAGEGADPADGGPVPLIAPRDGTPDPVAAPAELAEVVARFAAGTGPVALDAERASGYRYSQRAYLVQLRRAGAGTALIDPLPLPDLSTLDAAIGEAEWVLHAASQDLPCLAEVGLRPRRLFDTELAARLAGFERVGLAALTEQLLGFTLEKHHSAADWSSRPLPESWLTYAALDVELLTDLRDALDAELTRQGKSAWAAEEFAALVRTGARPPRVRAEPWRRTSGIHRLRGARAQARVRSMWYARDQIASRRDAAPGRVLPDSAIIAAAELDPKDEKTLLTLPGFGGRSVRRLARTWLAALDDARQLPEDSLPVSPTVEGPPPPHRWAERDPVAAGRLARCREVVIRIAGEHNLPPENLITPDSVRRLAWTPPEELTEETVAETLRGLNAREWQIGLLTADLTEALDPTP, encoded by the coding sequence GTGACCGACGAACCACCCCTGCGCCGTCGGCCCACCGAAGACCTTCCGGGAAACGCACCCCAGCACCCGCCGTCGGCCCAGCCGCAGCTGGCAGGCGAGGGAGCCGACCCGGCCGACGGTGGGCCCGTTCCGCTGATCGCCCCGCGTGACGGCACCCCTGATCCGGTGGCCGCTCCGGCCGAGCTTGCCGAGGTCGTTGCCCGTTTCGCGGCGGGCACCGGCCCCGTCGCCCTGGACGCCGAGCGAGCCTCCGGTTACCGCTACAGCCAGCGCGCGTACCTGGTGCAACTGCGCCGGGCCGGTGCGGGTACGGCGCTGATCGACCCGCTGCCGCTGCCGGACCTCAGCACGCTGGACGCGGCGATCGGCGAGGCCGAGTGGGTGCTGCACGCTGCCAGTCAGGATCTGCCCTGCCTGGCCGAGGTGGGGCTGCGCCCGCGCCGGTTGTTCGACACCGAACTGGCTGCTCGGCTGGCCGGATTCGAGCGGGTCGGGCTGGCCGCGCTGACCGAGCAGCTACTCGGGTTCACCCTGGAGAAGCACCACTCGGCGGCCGACTGGTCGAGCCGACCGTTGCCCGAGTCGTGGCTGACGTACGCCGCTCTCGACGTGGAGCTGCTCACCGACCTGCGCGACGCGCTCGACGCCGAGCTGACCCGGCAGGGCAAGTCGGCCTGGGCCGCGGAGGAGTTCGCCGCGCTGGTCCGCACCGGGGCGCGCCCACCGCGGGTCCGCGCCGAGCCCTGGCGGCGCACGTCCGGCATCCACCGGCTGCGGGGAGCGCGGGCCCAGGCCCGGGTCCGCTCCATGTGGTACGCCCGGGACCAGATCGCCTCCCGGCGGGACGCCGCGCCCGGTCGGGTGTTGCCCGACTCGGCGATCATCGCCGCGGCCGAGCTGGACCCGAAGGACGAGAAGACCCTGCTGACCCTGCCCGGTTTCGGCGGCCGGTCGGTGCGGCGGTTGGCTCGCACCTGGCTCGCCGCGCTCGACGACGCCCGACAGCTTCCGGAGGACTCCCTGCCGGTCTCCCCGACCGTGGAGGGCCCGCCCCCGCCGCACCGCTGGGCCGAACGGGACCCGGTGGCGGCTGGTCGACTGGCCCGCTGCCGGGAGGTGGTGATCCGCATCGCCGGTGAGCACAACCTGCCGCCGGAAAACCTGATCACGCCGGATTCGGTCCGCCGGTTGGCCTGGACCCCGCCGGAGGAGCTGACCGAGGAGACGGTCGCGGAGACCCTGCGCGGTCTCAACGCCCGCGAGTGGCAGATCGGCCTCCTCACAGCCGACCTGACCGAAGCCCTGGACCCCACCCCCTGA
- a CDS encoding S1C family serine protease → MTAGFGSGDGRPAGAEPADASGSMAGRPGPLPPRIEPQPGSAWSTPPSGGTDQARPVPAPRPERPVPPNTGQWGPPPTPFGGAGHQGPGAPPAAPGPGAYPPAAPGFPGVAGYPPPGPAGTGPSTTAGYPGGPAHWPASPPADRPTRRRWPAVLATVAVVVLAAVAGLQAYQLDRVGDRLADTDRRLAQAQDGDLARLDSLDKRAETLEKQAGAAFNPEAVASAVLPSVFRVRAGEFTGTAFAVGKPASGGGTNLFTNFHVVEAVWDGGGREVFLERTSQRFPATIVKVDKTNDVAHLRASGKFSGLVTAPAAAKSGQQIVVVGAPLGLEDSVTTGVVSALRPAQGGSGPAIQFDAPINPGNSGGPVINGSKEVVGIATAKARNAEGIGLAVPIKVACDGFKIC, encoded by the coding sequence ATGACGGCTGGCTTCGGTTCGGGGGACGGGCGACCGGCGGGTGCCGAACCCGCCGACGCGAGCGGGTCGATGGCCGGCCGACCCGGTCCGCTGCCACCGCGCATCGAGCCCCAACCCGGTTCGGCCTGGTCCACGCCCCCCTCGGGCGGCACGGACCAGGCCCGACCCGTCCCCGCACCCCGCCCCGAGCGTCCCGTCCCGCCCAATACCGGGCAGTGGGGCCCGCCGCCGACCCCGTTCGGCGGCGCCGGGCACCAGGGCCCGGGCGCTCCGCCGGCCGCCCCCGGCCCCGGCGCCTATCCGCCGGCCGCACCCGGGTTTCCGGGCGTGGCCGGTTATCCGCCGCCCGGTCCGGCCGGCACTGGGCCCTCCACGACCGCCGGTTACCCCGGCGGCCCCGCGCACTGGCCAGCCTCCCCGCCGGCCGACCGGCCCACCCGTCGTCGGTGGCCGGCCGTGCTCGCCACGGTGGCCGTCGTCGTGCTCGCGGCGGTGGCCGGGCTCCAGGCGTACCAGCTCGACCGGGTCGGCGACCGGCTCGCCGACACCGACCGCCGGCTGGCGCAGGCCCAGGACGGCGACCTCGCCCGCCTCGACAGCCTGGACAAGCGCGCGGAGACGTTGGAGAAGCAGGCGGGTGCCGCGTTCAACCCGGAGGCGGTGGCCAGCGCGGTGCTGCCGAGCGTGTTCCGGGTCCGGGCCGGTGAGTTCACCGGCACCGCGTTCGCGGTGGGCAAGCCGGCGAGCGGCGGCGGGACGAACCTGTTCACCAACTTCCACGTGGTCGAGGCGGTCTGGGACGGCGGTGGCCGCGAAGTGTTCCTGGAGCGCACCAGCCAGCGCTTCCCGGCGACGATCGTCAAGGTCGACAAGACCAACGACGTGGCGCACCTGCGTGCCAGCGGCAAGTTCAGCGGCCTGGTCACCGCGCCCGCCGCGGCGAAGTCCGGCCAGCAGATCGTCGTCGTCGGCGCGCCGCTCGGCCTGGAGGACAGCGTGACCACCGGCGTGGTGAGCGCGTTGCGGCCGGCCCAGGGCGGGTCCGGCCCGGCGATCCAGTTCGACGCCCCGATCAACCCGGGCAACTCCGGCGGGCCGGTGATCAACGGCAGCAAGGAGGTTGTCGGCATCGCCACCGCCAAGGCGCGCAACGCCGAGGGCATCGGGCTGGCCGTACCGATCAAGGTCGCCTGCGACGGCTTCAAGATCTGCTGA
- a CDS encoding DUF3000 domain-containing protein — translation MAPPIALPETFARAVAGLRSAAPRPEITLEEVGAPQRLAPYAFALSAAVLRDGDEVATGRLILLHDPVGHEAWQGTLRLVTYVTAELEVDLAADPLLPGVGWTWLTDALDAQDAGHRAIGGTVTQTMSTRFGDLAGPPTVGDIEIRASWTPVDDDLSAHLLGWCALLASTAGLPPPGVTALSDRRPAGAA, via the coding sequence ATGGCCCCCCCGATCGCGCTCCCGGAGACGTTCGCCCGCGCGGTCGCCGGGCTGCGGTCGGCGGCCCCCCGGCCGGAGATCACCCTGGAGGAGGTCGGCGCCCCCCAGCGGCTCGCCCCGTACGCGTTCGCGCTCTCGGCGGCCGTGCTGCGCGACGGCGACGAGGTGGCCACCGGCCGGCTGATCCTGCTGCACGACCCGGTCGGGCACGAGGCGTGGCAGGGCACCCTGCGGTTGGTCACCTACGTGACCGCCGAGTTGGAGGTCGACCTGGCCGCCGACCCGCTGCTGCCCGGGGTTGGCTGGACGTGGCTGACCGACGCGTTGGACGCCCAGGACGCCGGCCACCGGGCGATCGGCGGGACGGTGACGCAGACCATGTCGACCCGGTTCGGTGACCTCGCCGGCCCACCGACAGTCGGCGACATCGAGATCCGCGCCTCCTGGACGCCGGTCGACGACGACCTCAGCGCGCACCTGCTCGGCTGGTGTGCGCTGCTCGCCTCCACGGCCGGGCTCCCCCCACCCGGCGTGACGGCCCTGTCCGACCGCCGCCCCGCCGGCGCAGCCTGA